The proteins below are encoded in one region of Shewanella putrefaciens:
- a CDS encoding NUDIX hydrolase, whose product MAFEDTFRLSSHGVITNDLGQVLLLKANYGNFAWGLPGGALEPGETIHEALLRECNEELGLEVNIQYLSGVYYHSAYQSQAFIFRCEFAAADAVIRLSHEHSEFAFHDIDTLSAVQQQRIKDCLNFNGVVISGKF is encoded by the coding sequence ATGGCGTTTGAGGATACTTTTCGGCTGAGTAGCCATGGGGTGATCACCAATGATCTCGGCCAAGTGCTGCTGCTTAAAGCAAACTATGGCAATTTTGCCTGGGGTTTGCCCGGCGGCGCCTTAGAACCCGGTGAAACCATTCACGAGGCGCTGCTGCGTGAATGCAATGAAGAACTCGGGCTCGAGGTGAACATTCAGTACCTGAGTGGTGTTTATTATCACAGTGCTTACCAATCCCAAGCATTTATCTTTCGCTGCGAGTTTGCGGCTGCCGATGCGGTGATTCGCTTGAGTCATGAGCATTCAGAGTTTGCCTTCCATGATATCGACACCCTCAGCGCGGTTCAGCAGCAAAGGATCAAAGATTGTCTTAATTTCAATGGTGTTGTTATAAGTGGGAAGTTTTAA